In Cucurbita pepo subsp. pepo cultivar mu-cu-16 chromosome LG04, ASM280686v2, whole genome shotgun sequence, the following are encoded in one genomic region:
- the LOC111794029 gene encoding uncharacterized protein LOC111794029, with protein MDNKRLKRITSALSPLSSCSSLYEPDNELKHMQLASSCLKNKKRLSKQLSMCETPRELAWEKRRRRMLRPRNGSSTDRDDLTDEDWNELKGCIELGFAFNEEDGHKLCGTLPALDLYFAVNRQLSPSPVSTPHSSTSTSSSSLGGRGSSCESPRGDCETWRVCSPGQDPKQVKAKLRHWAQAVACSVMQSLGEK; from the exons ATGGACAACAAACGCTTAAAAAGAATCACATCAGCTCTATCGCCATTATCATCATGTTCGTCACTCTACGAGCCAGATAACGAGCTAAAACACATGCAATTAGCATCATCATgtttaaaaaacaagaaacgtTTATCAAAACAACTTTCAATGTGTGAAACACCAAGAGAACTCGCATGGGAGAAACGACGACGACGAATGCTCCGACCTAGAAACGGAAGCTCGACCGATAGAGATGACTTAACAGACGAAGATTGGAATGAGCTAAAAGGGTGTATCGAATTAGGGTTTGCATTCAACGAGGAAGATGGACATAAGTTGTGTGGTACATTACCAGCTCTTGACTTATACTTCGCCGTGAATCGACAGCTCTCGCCGAGTCCAGTGTCGACGCCGCATAGTAGCACGTCTACGTCGTCGTCGTCGCTCGGGGGACGAGGTTCATCGTGCGAGAGCCCGAGGGGTGATTGTGAAACATGGAGGGTTTGCAGCCCAG GGCAAGATCCGAAGCAAGTGAAGGCAAAATTAAGACATTGGGCTCAAGCAGTGGCATGTTCGGTAATGCAATCATtgggagaaaaataa